aaacagttagGAATGTTAGGAGTGATCTCATGTTACTCTTCACTGGGAGTcatgtaatttgcaaatataaaataCCCCGGATGTTGCTTCCTGCATCTAACAAGAAAGCATGGCATGCATTTTGTGTTGATGTCTTATCATTTATTTTTGCCTCCATCATGAGCACTGAACGAAATTCAACaaagaaatcattgcaatcatATTCCTAGCAAAAACCAAAATGGTGTTAACACTTTTGAGCTTCTAAAGCTAATATTTCCCAAATTTTGTAATAATGCTCTCTGGATAATGGTGCTGTAACTCTAATAGTTAAGACCTATAAATAATTCTAGGAGtaatcattaattattattattattattatgaagtgCATTCGTGGGGACGAAATTTGGGTTATGGCATACTGTATCTGAAGGAATACATGATGTTTCTGTCCTAGTAAACCTCACTGGCGAGTAACTGATCAACTTATAGTTTGACAGGTCACGTTAACTAAGTGTCACGCTTTCCACGGGGTGGGTAGTCTTTAGATATCTGCTTTACAATGCTCAGACTTGCTCAgactactacgaaaaccacaAGGTGAGCGATTGTCTTTGAGTACTTGGCGTGTGATGTCATTCAAAATGGCCCAGAAAATGCAGATAATTGAcgaaaaaatctcaaaaaaagTCACCCTTGAAACCACAGGACACCCAGGATTGTAAAGTGCATTCTCCTTTGTCGAATGTAATAAGTATATTTCATTATACAAAATTCATGCCATTTCCTTTTATCATGCTATCTATTTAACAAACAGATTCCACGTTgccgtgtgtctgttcagtaatagatcacagatgacttcaaaatgtggtaagaacaaaaaagtggcacacgaggcgatagccgagtgtgtcactgatgttcttaccacattttgacgtcctctgtgatctattactgaacagacgcacggcaacatggaatctatttgttttatctaataaagaataaaactttattcacacaaaagctgatggtgacgtcaatcgtgcgtctgtcctttAATAGATCagaggcaagaaccaatcaaaatcagtgaataacttgggttattatataaatgttGAGACATGTCTAAAGATATTTTTTGCAAAGTAAATCTTATTTCAGAACTGCCCCTTCCCCTCAAAACAATGTCATGACATGACTGGGCTATTTGCACTTCATCTGAGCAACACTGTTTTTtcctttgggggggggggggggggtgttgtTGGCTTCTTTTTAAGCAATATAATGGTTCACGAGTTTCAAAAATAGTCTCAACTCTTTTACTCAACATGATTTGTGATCAAGCAACAAGTTTCATAATTTTATATAGATCGGTAGTAAAGTTAAAGAAAGCGTGACACTTGATTAACGTGACCTGTCAAACTATTAGTAAATTAGTTACTCGCCTGATGCGAATCAGAAGTACATTTGTATTGTTGCTTAATCAAACatgcaaatatgttgtttgcgtGTTGCATACACAGCCaacataatattattacattgtGGGAAGTACCGGTAGTCCTTTCTTCTACTATGATTTCATGTAGGATTCTAAACACCTAGTTCCTCAGGATTTACGTATGTATCgatatcaggagcccatctggaacatgcaacttccatacagcgtctgtgaaatggcgttttcacaagtaggtttatttttagactagcccttcccgcaaattaggtaaaaaaacaaaggcagttccagttcggtgaccctatgacatcagcttaatttcttgtaattggtcattgggctcctgtgggagtctcatttgcgggaaattcaatctaaaaataaatcgatctgtgaaaacgccattatacgaacacagtagagttataggctccgggtcatgggttcctgtcgATATGTAAGTAAGGCATTATGCTCATGTACGAATTAGGATGTTTACTAGGACGTAAACATTGTATACTCCCTTACATATTTAATCACGTTTAGCTGCAACCGGTGTCAAAAATTAATTGTTGAGAAACTCTTATCCTTTTGTGTCCATTTCCAGCTCGGCACAaataccccctcccccccacacacacacacaccctgGGCAACGTTGTGTTACTTTCTGTTGTCTATGACTCTTTACAACAGCAGCACAACGTTGATtggggggggaaggggtaagGAGTTCCCGCAAAGGTACTTTTGGACTATCTACCTTTGAAAACACTAAAACGTGTTACCAGTGTCCTCTGTTGGCAgagtgtctcaactaattttgttgCCGATTGTCGCTACCATTAAAGCAGAATGTAATCAAGTCTAGTCTATTGGACTCTGTGTAAGCCGGTAACCCCTGAAGACCAACCAAGTATAACTACAGCAAGCAGCATTGACACTTTTTATCTTAATTTGGCCATGTTGTTACCAACACTTTACAACATTCTCCAAcatcactttcattcaaatccGAGACTCTAAGATGATTTCCGAGCTTTCAAGTCAATTTCATTGCATCAAACCTTAATGAAAAAGAATGTTGTTCCACCCAAAAATACGATTTAACATAATTACTAAATTTAGCATACTGTTAAATAAACACATTTCTCCATGAGCCTGCCACTCTTCCGCTGTGTGTGGTGGCTATTAACTGGGGGTGACTAGCTCGCCATCCAATGTGTCAtctgatgatgttgatgatgattcTGATGACGATGAGGATGACAATgaggatgacgatgacgatattaaatgatgatgacaatgatggcAACAATGATTGCAACCATGATGGTGATGACAATAGCGATTAATTATAATATAAGATGATTAGGTGTAGGAGGAGCAAATTAATGAATACATTTTCCAGGAGACTAGAGTTTGTGTTATTGAAAATGTTCACATTTACTGTACATATACATCTAGAATGTCACACTTCTCTTATatggttttctttatttcgCAGAACAGTTCAACCACTTAAATTCTGCGAAATAACATACATCTGTAGTAGATTTTAATATAAGTTTTGCGGTTTCTTGATCCACTGCTGCACTTGTAGAGCTGGGGTAACAACTAAACAATTTAATAATAGTTCAGTTCCTGTTGCATTGCTGTAAATTAATATGTGTATAATTATGCTAGATTTTTAGGAGTGTTTTAAGTAATACCATATACAAAAGGTTAACTTCTCCATTTTAAACAttgacctttttaaaatttcaaggcccccccccctccataAATCAGCAATTACTCCACGACCCGCCCTTTTTAAGTGGCCAAAATTTCAGGTCCCCCCTAAAATCACCCAGCTCCCCCTTCTGATAAATAATGAACGGTCCCTAAAGTCATGTTCTCAGAATAATTTGATAAACCGAACTTGGCAATTTTTGTCAACCATGTATCCAAAATCTCCGATAAGGATGGCAAGTTCAATTCAACTAGGGCCGGATTCGGAGACGCCAACAAATCCTATTGAAGCCCCGCTGCCACTTTATTTAACAAGTGCTACCCATATATTAAACCTGTGGATTTCATTGCTTCAAACTGGGGTCAACGAACCTTACGGTTTCTGCCTTTTTTGGGGGATCAGGTTTGCAGGTAAAAATAAAACGACCCAGCAGAtctttagcctgcgtagcaagcgttcctgtgcGTTTTTcgggatcgaaaggtaaacccAGAAATCTATGGAGATCGGCGAGCGAACGAGTTTTTCCCTAAAAACGCAcgggaacgcttgctacgcaggctagcagATCTTCCAAAGTGAGGTTCAAATGTAACGCAGTAAAAACAATCAGTATTTCACTTACCACTTACCAATGAAAAAGAGATTGATAAATACGGTGATACGGTTGGGCAACATACCAAAAAAGGAGTATAACTACCGCTTGGTGACCGCTTGTTTGATATCTCTCTAAAAGGCCAGGTTACAAGTTAAGTGAGTATAAGATGCGAGCGAGAGACGCGAGAAACATTTGCGAAAGGGAGTGGGCTGAAAATTAGTGGGACGTCTTCAATGAgatatattttattttgttttcaggtCCTCTAGCTGTAATGCTATCATCCTACCTTTTTCATAGCCTACGATTGTGACTTGCCATCAGAAATCTGATATGGTATTTAAATTCGGCCAAAAATGCTCAGAACAGATTCAAACACAAGCGGAGCGGTGTCTCGGCGAGTCGACCAAAATCGACCAGGTCGTTATCAAGAAGCAACCAAGATGTTATCACATCTCATACACAGCACTCATATTCCTTATCATTGGATTAGTTTTGGTCATTTTGTGTCGCCGATTTGTTAAAGACCTTTTGGAATGGCTACAGAATCTCGATGAATGGGCACGAGTGCTACTGTTTGTAATCATGTTTACAGTCGTCTCTTTCCCAGTAACATGGGGATACATTTTGTTAAACGTTGCTGCGGGTTACTTGTACGGTTTCTTGCTTGGATATTTTGTGGTCATAGTATCCGTTTTGTGTGGTTTATGGACCGCTTTCATCGTTTGTAGGCGCTACCTACGAGACTTCGTGCGCTCAAAACTCGAATCTGACAACCTTAAAGCCATCATGCGTGTGGTAGAAGGAAAACGTGGTTTCAAGGTAATCGCTCTCACAAGACTCACTCCTGTACCCTTTGGATTACAAAATGGACTCTTTGCGGTAAGATTTGACCCACCTTACTACAAGGTTGTTCACTATCTAGCACATGACTGATATTGATCCCTTTATTATTAAGTTAAATATCAGTCAACAGTCAAGCCCCACCTGTTTTGGGTGCGGACTCGTTACTGTCATTTGGATCTTTCCAACGTTTTATCAACATTTGACCGAAATTTCGATTGGGAAAGGACTTCTTGGGTCTATGCAATAGACATACAGAAATGAAGAACCGTTATGAAAATCATTACTATGAAATGTTCATAAATTAATTGCATTAACTTTACGCttggtgtcaatggttttacAGGAAATTTGAATTGTGCAGTAAGGAAAACAGAAAACCTCCAAGGCTCGCACTTCCAATGCAACCCCAGTGcgatttattttccttttatgCCACTCTTGTGTCGCAAGCACAAAAGGAGAGTGGGATGAGAAA
The Montipora capricornis isolate CH-2021 chromosome 10, ASM3666992v2, whole genome shotgun sequence genome window above contains:
- the LOC138021327 gene encoding transmembrane protein 64-like: MVFKFGQKCSEQIQTQAERCLGESTKIDQVVIKKQPRCYHISYTALIFLIIGLVLVILCRRFVKDLLEWLQNLDEWARVLLFVIMFTVVSFPVTWGYILLNVAAGYLYGFLLGYFVVIVSVLCGLWTAFIVCRRYLRDFVRSKLESDNLKAIMRVVEGKRGFKVIALTRLTPVPFGLQNGLFAVTNVSTPKYVISSTVGLLPTQALNAYMGSTFRSLEDIVQDQSGGYIILFVQFIISVLLMAYVIRRARKELNKTCDEVEEAIEENGHVQTAMHEEFKLSRVKNFVRDFDIEAQSQGKSLIESKVKKGHQRSKSASAILIAITDMTSKAPQTP